GACCATCCGCAACAGCTTCGCCCAGCATAGCGACTCAGACCGCTCTCCCATTTTTGTTGGAAATTCGTTCTCTGTTTTCACCCCAGTCTCTGAAGATTTTGTTCGTAAACTCATTGTGAAGTCTGCCAAAACGTCCTGTGACCtcgaccccctccccacccccctcctctgtGATCACTTAGACATCCTTCTACCCACCATCACTAGAATACTGAACGAGTCCCTTTCCACTGGCACCGTCCCCTCAGATTTCAAAAAAGCTGTCATTAAACCCCTTCTGAAGAAAAGCTCCCTCAACCCCAACGTACTTAAGAACTACAGGTCCATCTCAAACCTTCCCTTTCTTTCTAAAATCCTAGAGAAGATAGTCCTAGACCAGCTCTCCTCCCACCTCTCTGCCAACAACCTCCTCACTCCGCACCAGTCAGCCTACCGCACGGACCATAGCACAGAGACCGCAGTCCTTAGTATCCTCAACAACATTTTGACTTCCTTAGACGATAACAAAATTTCCCTGCTCCTCCTGTTAGACCTTTCGGCCGCTTTCGATACAATTGATCATGAAATCCTGCTGTCCCGCCTTGAGCACACTTTCGGCATCCAAAATTCAGTTCTAAATTGGTTCAGATCCTATCTCTCAGACAGAACAAATTTTGTAATTGTAAACGACGTCCCATCCCAGGaaacctccctcctttttggcgTTCCCCAGGGCTCTGTGCTCGGGCCCGTgctgttcatcatgtacacctcccctctgaCTGACCTCATCGACAGACATTCCGTTTCCCACGaaatgtttgctgacgacactcagCTTCAGAACTCAGCGACTCCCTCAGAATACGCCCAGATGACCACCTCCCTTCAGTCTTGCATTGCTGACGTTGAACTCTGGATGTCCACTAACAATCTTAGACTTAACTGTGACAAAACAGAAGCCATTCTTTTCACCAaatcctccctctcctcctctctctctctccctccttctatcactttgggcagcagcactattgaattctcagactccgtccgtgatcttggcatctttcttgatagcgatctctccatgaaacaccatgttatgaaagtctgtcagtccgcttacatcgagcttaagagaataggttctatccgcccataccttaccgaagatgccaccaagacccttgtttcctcctacattctttctcgattagactacggaaattctgttctcattggctgtcctcagtctgtcatccatcctttgcagcgcgttcaaaattctgcagcccggcttgtctgcaaagcccctcggtcccagtcctgttcccccttgctaaagaaacttcattggctccctgtagagctgagaatccaatataagtgctgctgtatctgctacaaaataatatctggctcagccccatcctacctgtctgacctgttcacactctatacaccctcacgatccctccgctcctctgtagacactagaatattccgtctatcttcttttagtcgcaaacagcacggccagagagccttctcccactctgctgccgttgcgtggaactctctcccttactctatccgacactgccaaacattctgttccttcaaatcaaaccttaaaacacacttcttcacccagtattttgattaattttatttcaacatggtgcatttttgaatcaggtgtttgaatgttcgaatgttttgcctgtgttagtatgcttgcagattgtattgatgtagtgtttgagtttcgttgttcacttgtgtgctgaatgctgctgcacatgcttttgctttgctttgtatgtattatgtatgtttgtcattgtaaagcgctttgagaatgtaaagcgctctataaatctcccatattattattattattatttatgtcAGTCTATAGTTTTGCttatttctgttttcttttgttttctcgtCAGCCAATGGAGCTTTCTGTTCGAGTCGTTGTCCTTTGTGCTTGGTGTTTCTCTAGCACACCTCCTATCAAATTGTCTCTCCTGTCCTTTCCTGTGTTTCGCAGATTCCAGAATTGTCTGCAGAACTACTAATATCTCCTGCCTTCTTTTTTGTGGGAAAGGGAAGggtgtggaggtggtggtggctCATCTGTGGGGTTTTGGGGTTTTTCTCTGTGTTAAGGACTTGCGAGTACCTATATGGTGTATATTTGATTTTGACGGTGCTGTCACATTTTGTAATGGAAGATAGattgggatgggggataaagaAGAATGTCCAGTCCCTGGTGACAGCAGTGACAATGTACCAACACAGCATGACACAACTGACAGGTCATTGTGATCCTCCACcgcgaaatgagtcgcatgtcacctttgcatgattttcatattttttacattttcctaaagagttttttatgctctatccagtggtgaaacccgttttagaaaagagcaaaaactgtttgagttataagcctgtgactaaggtgaccctcacactgttaccagacactccccggacttatattgagcctagcgcagaaccgcgtgaggtgacaggcgactcatttcgtggtggagggtcacatattctaACTGCTGCAGTGGGAACCTGTTCTGTTGGCATTGGTCCGAACACAAAGGATCCCCGTTAATATCAGTGGCAGCACCGGAACATACAATGACTGGGTTGGTTATCAGCGTAACACCTTTGCCCAAGACAGCAGTAAACTGACGAATGATTccttttttaactttgtttgtttgacactttctaccccacctattttgaccaagtttttttttttagccgagaccatctgtgctgcagcaggtcactcagaattgtagtaactgtgtaactgtgtatcaacacgatggaatgcaggcgttagatccaCGTTACAAGAAGCGACtaaagtgactgtgtgtacggatatatccgtacctgggagacaatgggTTAAGAAGAAAGTGTTGTTTTCTTCTACTCTGATGACAAATGTGAccttccaccacgaaatgagtcgcatgtcacctcgcgcggttctgcgctaggcttaatataagtccggggagtgtctggtaacagtgtgagggtcaccttagtcacaggcttataactccaacagttgtcgctcttttctaaaatggttttcaccactgggtagagcatacaaaactcttcaggaaaatgtacaaatatgaaaatcatgcaaaggtgacatgcgactcatttcgtggtggagggtcatatATGCGGACTGCTTCAACCAGCTGCAggtttggtgtgtttttgaCTCTGCTCTGACGACTGTAGCGACACCCCACGGCGACAGTTAAATGTGATAGATGCCTGTAAACCATGAACTTGTTCATTGAAGGCAGCAGGTTCACTCGGTGTGACAATGCCCCTCGCTTTGATTTCAAAAAACAGACTTCTCAGACAGTACCCCTTCCACGAATGTGAACAATCCCATGACGGGTTTAAACACGCTTTTTTTCGGAACATTACGTAACATCTGAACAAATCCTGGAACAATCCAACATTTCACTCGAAGTATGTTTAGTATTATTGGCAAAATATTCGAacagtttcaaagcaatccataaacactacgatcacctcgggaagcgaagtgcaatcaaacaggtttgaaaatattagggctaatttcttagccccataaaaactgttatgcaaacccgaaggcttccatgaacatacagacaatcggaaaccaccagaccctatcacaaacagaattctacaatacaccggtgttgactttaaaggccaacaactcgggtgcagagtctgctgtgaaaggagcggtagcctcccctgtcacatcaCAATACCCCTCAACATTGACGCCTCACTCAAGTTACCTTGTGCCGCAGGTTGTGGACACTCCTGATGTGACCAGCTTGGACATGACCCCGGAACAGAGGCAGGCAGAAGTGAACAGGTGGAGAGAAGAAACTCACCCCTACCCCACGGCAGTTCTCCTTACTATCCGCTGTGATGTCAGGTGCGTGAAGACATATCATGTATTTATTCATATgtttatgtatgtatttatttatgtatgtatttttatttttatttttttgtttgtatgttttgtatttgttttatttatctaaTGACTGATTTATTAATTGATTGATGATTGCTTTAGATTTCTTATTcaaattgattgattaattggttGATTTATTAATGCATTTATCAATGCACCTACTCATACTCTTGTATGCTTAATTCATGTGTGCATGCTTTGaaataaaatacaaatatgTGTGTGCATAATTATATCTGTGTTTGtatggttttttgtgtgtgtttttttctaaatgttattgattgacattttagtcaagcaatcttccacGAAGTCCAGAAAATGGAATTGCATTTATGCTCGGAAGCTGAACAAAAAGTAGTGTATAAGTTAGCTCACTATACTGTTGTAATTACAATAGCATCATACTCATCATCTTCTCCTGACTTCAAAACTAAATGCCATGTTACTCTAAAGGTGtgctaaaaataaaacaaacatatGTTCAATAAGTATTACATcacatgcttcgcggagacgagcgtgaacCGTCTCGGTCTtccggtatggttagccgagacaaTCTAactgtagtctcggcgatgactggtttttggtgtTGTGGTGAGCTTGATACCGACTGACTAGatctttttattttacttccgcgacttgtttcttcatCGTGTAGATATACAGCGGAAGAGCACGCCATCTACCGACAGATTCAGAGGCTGTGGGGCGACAACTCGCTCCAAAGTAGACTGGTGGTGGCCTTCACCTTTGGGGACTGTCAGGACAAACCCATAGCAGAGGAGCTGAAGACAGTCTGTCCTGAACTGATCAGTGTCCTGAGAGTTGCTGGGCAACGATACTTCATGTTCAATAACAAGGTTGGTTATGTGTTTTTTGACGTTCCCACAACTGATGTAGCTATCGGGGACTGATGCAAGTTGTCGTCACGCTCATacgataattgcctatgtcagtGTGTTAATggtttgagaaaaacgcaaacaaCCTTCTTTGGTTTCGgcctatctcattttagttataagctgcaaactgcctatcttgAGCTGTCACTAcgggataaacgtgagataaaaaGCTGACGGCAACATTTCCAATCAACACAACTGGAAAACAACTCCCCAAAAGCATGTGCATACCTTCGCAGTTTCCacacaagtcttcctgtatcacaAAAAAAAGTGCCCAACTAAAAAAACAACGATATCGGCAGTTTTGCTCaggttaccgtggcaatggtttccgatggtctgatagtttgtactctctaacacatgccagatacccttccagtagcttcccctgcaGTCTCACTTCACAcatgcctaacactgagttgggtatttttcttatgagcttttgtttgtttgtttgtttgtttgtttgcttaacgcccagccgaccacgaagggccatatcagggcagtgctgctttgacatataacgtgcgccacacacaagacagaagtcgcagcacaggcttcacgtctcacccagtcacattattctgacaccagaccaaccagtagtactaaccccataatgccagacgccaggcggagcagccactagattgccaattttaaagtcttagttatgacccggccggggttcgaacccacgacctcccgatcacggggcggacgccttaccactaggccaaccgtgccggtcctttcTTATGAGCGTTAAGTTGTGTTCATTTATCAGTTTAAAGGGCGGTCTCGGTTGTGAAGACTTCCGTAGGTTCGTTCAGGCATATCGTGCATCACAGTAATAATGTAGTAGGTTCTAAACAGATCATGTCTTTTGTCACGTATACAACATCTTGATTTCctttaaaaaagtaaaaacgAAACACTAATGACCTGGAATTTTCGCGACAAAATCAAGATTTGCATTTGTGGTCATTGCGTTCTAttattatattttgttttgtttcataccATGTTAGTATAAcgcattgttttgtttgttgttgatattgttTTCGTTCTATGTCTTTTAAAATTCCCAGTCGAGCGCAATTAAAGATTAaacaaacatgtttttaaaataattataaCATGAATGTTGTTTACATGATTTGATAGGCTTGCTCCTGAAGCAAGACATGGCCCGTATGTTTGATAACCGTCTTACACGTTATTGACACGTAATGATAAGCATTAAACTAAATATGTTCTCCGAATTGTTCTTCATGATAAGTGAATTAATACTTGCAAAGTACTtctgcagtataaagatagtTTGCTCATAACAATACATATGTGTATCTTTGTTTTCGTCTCTACGTTATCGCCTTTTTTTGCTGTAGACTATGTTTTCGTAAACTCATTTTTTGGTTTGCAATCTACTATTCTGGAATCAAAATCACACGATGTATTTTTATCTCTCAAAAGGACAAACACTCGGATGAACAAGGAGAACAGCTGATCAACTTCTTGGAAGATAATCTCACAGAACCTGAGCCGTTGTGGTTAACCTATTTGCCTCACGCTCTTACTGGAGCAGCATTGTTTGCTGGCATTGACTTTGCTGCCAGGTACGATGCAAGCAATTCCGCAGAGGATAGTGTATCTGCAGTGATGTTTTTCTTTGCGGGCCTGGCTCTCATTGCTTGGAAAGTGTGGGACGTTTTCAAGGGTTGACTATGTGAAGTGAAGCATACAAAAAAGATTGTTAAAATATGCAACTTTACTAATTCATTTCAGTTGTATTTGTGTTATTAAAATGGATGTATGTAGGTATTTATTTTGGTATTCATATTCAATCCATTCAATAATCTATTTATTCATGTATTAAATTAaccttcggggggggggggggggttctcgTGCAGGGAATTCACAAGAAATCATTTGTGTAAGAGAGACAGCGCTGGCTAGAACTAAACGTGTGTTTGCCTGAAGCAAGGAATGCACACAGGCCTGTGGATTTTAACGCTTCTCTGTGTCATTCTTATATGTgaactggtttttttctttttatatgaTTTCTTATCTTCATATGTTGCATCTGCTAAACTGTGACTATTGGTTTGTagaatgaaagtgtttttgtaATGAGTTGCCCAACATTTTAGCAGCTAGCAGTATGTCCTCATTAAATATTTTCTGCCATACATTGTATCATGTGCgcagttattttattttaccaAATGAAagttaaaatgtgtgtgtgtgtgtgtgtgtgtgtgtgtgtgtgtgtgtgtgtgtgtgtgtgtgtgtgtgtgtgtgtgtgtgtgtgtgtgtgtgtgtgtgtgtgtgtgtgtgtgtgtgtgtgttcgtaggTCATCTTATTAGGTTTTTTCAGAGCGTCAGAAAATAAGATCGTTTTTttagcacaaaaacacaaacctgCACTCACACAGGCATCTTCATTCTCATTGAAACACGCACTAACAAGAACTCAAACACCAAcccaccccccaacacacacacacacacacacacacacacacacacatcttacaTGATTTATATAAAAGGGCAGTCAACTTCGATCAGAATAATCGATTGCTACGAGTGACTTATTTCCCTTTAATTTATAACATAATTCTTAGTCTATTCTAATACTCATTTTCTACAATCGACTGGacgatgttttgtctttttaagTGGTCATGATTATttaattcgtgtgtgtgtgtgtgtgtgtgtgtgtgtgtgtgtgtgtgtgtgtgtgtgtggtatgtgtgtgtgttatatgtgtgtgcttgcgcgtgtgtgtgtgtgtgtgtgtgtgtgtgtgtgtgtgtgtgtctgtgtatgtgcgtgtgtgcgtgtgtgtgtctgcgtgcgtgtgtgtgtgtgtatgtggttgtgtgtatgtgtgtgtgtgtgtgtgtgtgtggttgtggttgtgtgtgtgtgtgtatgtgtgcgtgtgtgtgtgtacgtatgtgtgtgtgtgtgggtgtgtgtgtgtgtgtgtgtgtgtgtgtgtgtgtgttagtctgtctgtctgtctgtctgtgatcgtCACTACTTGTGTCCTCGCTCCTTCAAAGGCCTTTCACAACGTGTATGTGACACTTACTAGCACACACCACGCTATGAAGAGCCTTTATCATTCAATGACACAGACGTCTATGCACATTCTCGCTTTATGCGCTGGTTTTCAATACAAATGCGGGGCAATGAGTCCCCACCCTGTTCCTTTTTACTAAAGAGTGTCTTGCTGACAAGGACAGGTTGAAA
This region of Littorina saxatilis isolate snail1 linkage group LG8, US_GU_Lsax_2.0, whole genome shotgun sequence genomic DNA includes:
- the LOC138972760 gene encoding GTPase IMAP family member 9-like isoform X1, translating into MSTKGESKDHRILVIGKAGNGKSSVCNTIAGCKHFKTSKGFFATTEAVHSKCINKYGRRILVVDTPDVTSLDMTPEQRQAEVNRWREETHPYPTAVLLTIRCDVRYTAEEHAIYRQIQRLWGDNSLQSRLVVAFTFGDCQDKPIAEELKTVCPELISVLRVAGQRYFMFNNKDKHSDEQGEQLINFLEDNLTEPEPLWLTYLPHALTGAALFAGIDFAARYDASNSAEDSVSAVMFFFAGLALIAWKVWDVFKG
- the LOC138972760 gene encoding GTPase IMAP family member 9-like isoform X2; translated protein: MCTKGESKDHRILVIGKAGNGKSSVCNTIAGCKHFKTSKGFFATTEAVHSKCINKYGRRILVVDTPDVTSLDMTPEQRQAEVNRWREETHPYPTAVLLTIRCDVRYTAEEHAIYRQIQRLWGDNSLQSRLVVAFTFGDCQDKPIAEELKTVCPELISVLRVAGQRYFMFNNKDKHSDEQGEQLINFLEDNLTEPEPLWLTYLPHALTGAALFAGIDFAARYDASNSAEDSVSAVMFFFAGLALIAWKVWDVFKG